Proteins encoded by one window of uncultured Draconibacterium sp.:
- a CDS encoding N-acetyltransferase — protein sequence MWLTIQMYNQLLGGNQMVTIRKENKKDFIAIKALNNKAFGQTEEGIIIDRIRNSDAETLSLVAEMDNKIVGHIFYSSAEIVWNNQVIKGMGLAPMAVLPGYQKQGIGKRLIHESLYLLIHKKLSFIIVLGHKDYYPKFGFETASKHGIKCQWNGVPDEVFMVMILDKEKMKGVKGTAKYCDEWDDAMQSESD from the coding sequence ATGTGGTTAACAATTCAAATGTACAACCAACTTTTGGGAGGAAACCAAATGGTTACAATTAGAAAAGAGAACAAGAAAGATTTTATTGCTATCAAAGCGTTAAATAACAAAGCTTTTGGACAAACAGAAGAAGGAATAATCATTGACAGAATTAGAAATTCGGATGCTGAAACATTATCGCTGGTCGCTGAAATGGACAATAAAATTGTTGGTCATATTTTTTATAGTTCAGCAGAAATTGTATGGAATAATCAGGTCATTAAAGGAATGGGCCTCGCCCCAATGGCTGTTTTACCGGGATACCAAAAACAGGGAATCGGAAAAAGGCTAATTCACGAAAGTCTTTATCTCCTTATTCATAAGAAACTCTCCTTTATTATAGTATTGGGCCACAAAGATTATTATCCAAAGTTTGGCTTCGAAACAGCATCTAAACATGGGATCAAATGTCAATGGAATGGCGTTCCTGACGAAGTGTTTATGGTAATGATTCTGGACAAAGAAAAAATGAAAGGAGTTAAAGGAACTGCAAAATACTGTGATGAATGGGATGACGCAATGCAGTCAGAATCTGACTGA
- a CDS encoding LuxR C-terminal-related transcriptional regulator, translating into MLLTKLFIPKPSEDTIHRQELINLLNNVENKKLVLVSAPAGYGKTTLISDWIQQKNIAAIWCSIDKRDNDLYEFLKILVTAINKKFSTIGQSALELLQAPGTAKTEYIIELFLNDLLQLEKETVLVLDDLHLIENKGIFEILSTILEYKPPKLILIISTRSDPPLPLARLRSRNEILELRSDNLSFSKADIENLFNKKLRLNLSKNSIDILKQKTEGWIAGLQLSALTFKGQENLSAYIDKMAGDNRYIMDYLMEEVLSKQSEELKTFLLKTSILDQFSGSLCDTILSTNNSQQILESLEKENKFIIPLDHERKWFRYHHLFGDLLKQQLKVAAKSDLEILHNKASEWFENNQLPIYAIEHAIEAGNRKRALHISNKIANNLWETSQYSVIHKLGSHFTNEEMLSNFSFCIVYAWVLTVTGRVEEAETNLERLLKNPLEKKLLGRVYGTLNFIAVFKGDSEAAFRYSELATQNIEDDDILWGTWAYISYGEAHLLRFELDQSIEAFKKAKEKIEKYNKSYLNLIAESKSAYVLKLQGKFRESRAAFNVILENYSNSKIQRNNITSSIIYSMIGLMEVEQNNVEKGIELVLQGYELAENATSISFRGYSIILLAEAYSLAGNLDESINKIEELQELLLSKSAQWISVLAIVIKCKLFIWQGELEKAEKLLQQKHREDINYTFEKYFHTISKGRLLVAQGKNNESISLLEQFSNEVEADGAIELLIMADLLKAKAYFALNDKEKASASVISALRKTQDENYIRPFICEGEEIEALVKAIREKKKTRSSELLDSVSTEFLDKLIDTFEKEKQSSSRRKEELLTSRELETLQLLTKDLSNQEIADQLFISLNTVKTRLKNINLKLEVDNRRKAVIKGKELGLI; encoded by the coding sequence ATGCTATTAACTAAACTTTTTATTCCAAAACCATCGGAAGACACCATTCATCGCCAGGAGCTAATAAACCTGCTGAACAATGTCGAAAACAAAAAATTAGTGCTAGTTTCGGCACCGGCCGGTTATGGCAAAACAACGCTTATCAGTGATTGGATTCAGCAAAAAAATATTGCTGCCATATGGTGTTCTATTGACAAAAGAGACAACGATCTCTATGAATTTTTAAAAATACTGGTTACGGCAATAAATAAAAAGTTCAGTACTATTGGGCAAAGTGCCCTGGAACTATTGCAAGCTCCGGGAACAGCAAAAACGGAATATATTATTGAACTGTTTTTAAACGACTTACTTCAATTAGAAAAAGAAACCGTATTGGTCCTGGATGATTTACATTTAATTGAAAACAAAGGGATTTTTGAAATTTTATCGACCATTCTTGAGTATAAACCTCCAAAACTTATTCTGATCATTTCTACCCGGTCCGACCCACCTCTTCCACTTGCCCGACTTCGTAGTAGAAATGAAATACTTGAACTGCGATCAGATAATTTAAGTTTTTCCAAAGCCGATATCGAAAATCTATTCAATAAGAAGCTAAGGCTAAATCTATCAAAAAACAGCATTGATATTCTGAAACAAAAAACAGAAGGATGGATTGCTGGTCTGCAACTTTCAGCATTAACGTTTAAGGGTCAGGAGAATCTTTCTGCATACATTGATAAAATGGCAGGGGACAATCGCTATATAATGGACTATCTAATGGAGGAAGTTCTGAGTAAACAAAGTGAAGAACTCAAAACCTTTTTACTCAAAACGTCGATATTAGATCAATTCTCAGGCTCGCTTTGCGATACAATTTTGTCGACAAACAATAGTCAGCAAATACTCGAATCGCTTGAGAAAGAAAACAAATTTATCATCCCGCTTGATCATGAACGCAAATGGTTTAGGTATCATCATCTTTTTGGCGATCTGCTAAAGCAACAATTAAAAGTAGCCGCTAAGTCGGACCTCGAAATCTTGCACAATAAGGCAAGTGAATGGTTTGAAAACAATCAGCTGCCTATATATGCAATTGAACATGCCATTGAAGCCGGCAACAGAAAAAGAGCACTACATATTAGCAATAAAATAGCCAATAACTTATGGGAGACTTCCCAATACAGCGTAATTCATAAATTGGGAAGCCATTTTACGAATGAAGAAATGTTATCAAACTTTAGTTTCTGTATTGTTTACGCATGGGTTTTAACAGTAACAGGCAGAGTTGAGGAAGCTGAAACCAACCTGGAACGTTTGCTGAAAAACCCACTGGAAAAAAAACTCTTAGGACGAGTTTATGGTACCTTAAATTTTATTGCTGTATTTAAGGGAGATAGTGAAGCTGCTTTTCGCTATTCGGAACTGGCGACCCAGAATATTGAAGATGACGATATTCTTTGGGGAACATGGGCTTATATTTCTTATGGCGAAGCACATCTTTTACGATTTGAACTGGATCAATCGATAGAAGCATTTAAAAAAGCCAAAGAAAAAATTGAGAAATACAACAAATCGTATTTGAATTTGATAGCTGAATCTAAGTCGGCTTATGTCCTAAAATTGCAAGGAAAGTTTCGGGAATCACGCGCTGCATTTAATGTAATTCTAGAAAATTATTCAAACTCCAAAATTCAAAGAAACAATATTACCTCTTCTATTATTTATTCGATGATTGGCTTAATGGAAGTTGAACAAAACAACGTTGAAAAAGGAATCGAACTAGTATTGCAAGGGTATGAACTTGCTGAAAATGCAACCAGTATTTCTTTCCGGGGATACAGCATTATCTTGTTGGCAGAAGCCTATTCATTAGCTGGGAATTTGGATGAGTCAATAAACAAAATTGAAGAGCTGCAGGAGCTTTTGTTGTCTAAGTCAGCACAATGGATATCTGTTTTGGCCATAGTGATAAAATGCAAACTTTTCATATGGCAGGGAGAACTGGAAAAAGCTGAAAAATTGCTTCAGCAAAAACATAGAGAGGATATCAACTATACCTTCGAAAAATATTTCCACACCATTTCAAAAGGCAGATTACTGGTTGCTCAGGGAAAAAACAACGAATCCATTAGTTTACTTGAGCAATTCTCCAATGAAGTAGAAGCAGATGGTGCCATTGAGTTACTGATTATGGCTGACTTGTTAAAAGCAAAAGCATATTTTGCCTTGAATGATAAAGAAAAAGCCAGCGCATCAGTTATTTCAGCTTTACGAAAAACACAAGATGAAAATTACATAAGACCTTTTATTTGTGAAGGTGAAGAAATAGAAGCTTTAGTAAAAGCCATCAGAGAAAAAAAGAAAACAAGATCTTCTGAATTACTCGATTCAGTTTCAACAGAATTTCTGGATAAACTTATCGACACTTTTGAAAAGGAGAAGCAAAGTAGTTCTCGAAGAAAAGAGGAATTATTAACCAGTCGCGAGCTGGAAACCCTTCAGCTACTAACAAAAGACCTAAGTAACCAAGAAATAGCTGATCAGCTTTTTATCTCGCTAAATACGGTAAAAACCCGTTTGAAAAATATTAATCTTAAACTGGAGGTTGATAATCGCCGAAAGGCGGTTATCAAGGGCAAGGAACTGGGATTAATCTGA